In Hymenobacter gelipurpurascens, one DNA window encodes the following:
- a CDS encoding bifunctional 4-hydroxy-2-oxoglutarate aldolase/2-dehydro-3-deoxy-phosphogluconate aldolase, whose product MSSPVLSHLLEHKLVSIIRGADPDHLVSMVRALHAGGVRSVEITINSPKALAGIEKVADELGDQLMVGAGTVLDPETARAALLAGAQFIISPTLNKKTIQMTKRYGAVSIPGGFTPTEILTAYEHGADIVKVFPASLGAAYFKDIKGPLPHIPLMPTGGVKLENIREFQQAGAAAFGLGSSLVDTSRPYSEEYLRELTRKAQQFVQAISAAF is encoded by the coding sequence ACTGGTTTCCATCATCCGGGGGGCCGATCCGGATCATCTCGTCAGTATGGTCAGGGCGTTGCATGCGGGCGGGGTGCGGTCAGTGGAAATCACCATCAATTCCCCCAAAGCACTGGCAGGCATCGAGAAAGTAGCCGATGAACTGGGCGACCAGCTGATGGTGGGCGCCGGCACCGTCCTCGACCCTGAAACGGCGCGGGCGGCGCTGCTGGCGGGGGCGCAGTTCATCATCTCGCCTACCCTCAACAAGAAGACCATTCAGATGACCAAGCGCTACGGCGCCGTCAGTATTCCCGGCGGCTTCACGCCCACCGAAATCCTGACGGCCTACGAGCACGGCGCTGATATTGTGAAGGTGTTTCCGGCCTCGCTGGGCGCCGCGTATTTCAAGGATATCAAAGGTCCGCTGCCCCACATTCCGCTGATGCCGACTGGCGGCGTGAAGCTGGAAAACATCCGGGAGTTTCAGCAGGCCGGGGCCGCCGCCTTTGGGCTGGGCAGCTCTTTGGTAGATACCAGCCGGCCTTATTCCGAGGAGTATCTGCGGGAGCTAACCCGCAAGGCCCAGCAGTTTGTGCAGGCTATTTCCGCCGCTTTTTAA